The Glycine soja cultivar W05 chromosome 8, ASM419377v2, whole genome shotgun sequence genome has a window encoding:
- the LOC114422634 gene encoding probable LRR receptor-like serine/threonine-protein kinase At1g56130 isoform X2, translating into MARCILSHVLAFALVAALSLVNVAQSQSANATTDPSEARALNSIFKKWDILANPTHWNISGELCTGRAIDTSLIDDTTFNPLIKCDCSYDNRTTCRITALKVYAMSVVGTIPEELWTLTYLTNLNLGQNYLTGSLPPSIENLTRLQYLSLGINNISGELPKELGNLTELKLLAFGSNKFRGSLPSELGKLTNLEEIWASDTELTGKIPDFIGNWSKLQSLRFQGNSFNGSIPSSFSNLSSLTELRITGLSNGSSSLEFLRNMKSLTILELKNNNISGLIPSTIGELHNLNQLDLSFNNITGQNLGSIFNLSSLSFLFLRNNKFNGTLPMQKSPSLVNIDLSYNDLSGSLPPWVNEPNLQLNLVANNLDVSNAGGLPIGLNCLQKKFPCNQGVGRYSDFAIKGGGNQIRSADGIVYEMDNQTLGPATYFVTDANRWAVSNVGLFAGSSNPVYKSFVPNQFAGTVNPELFQTARLSASSLRYYGLGLENGFYNITLQFAETAILDSNRTWESLGRRVFDIYIQGTRVLKDFDIQKEAGGISYRAIQRQFRFEVTENYLEIHLFWAGKGTCCIPTQGTYGPLIQAIHAIPDFIPTVSNKPPSSSNNNIGLILGIVFGVGVVSVLSIFAIFYIIRRRRRRDDEKELLGIDTKPYTFSYSELKNATNDFNHENKLGEGGFGPVYKGTLNDGRAIAVKQLSVGSHQGKSQFITEIATISAVQHRNLVKLYGCCIEGSKRLLVYEYLENKSLDQALFGKCLTLNWSTRYDICLGVARGLTYLHEESRLRIVHRDVKASNILLDYELIPKISDFGLAKLYDDKKTHISTGVAGTIGYLAPEYAMRGLLTEKADVFSFGVVALELVSGRPNSDSSLEGEKVYLLEWAWQLHEKNCIIDLVDDRLSEFNEEEVKRIVGIGLLCTQTSPTLRPSMSRVVAMLSGDIEVGTVPSKPGYLSDWKFEDVSSFMTGIEIKGSDTSYQNSSGSTSMMGGVDYYPPRDVSKPILKEALREGR; encoded by the exons ATGGCACGGTGCATATTGTCACATGTTTTGGCTTTTGCACTTGTTGCTGCGTTGAGCTTGGTTAACGTTGCACAATCTCAATCTGCAAACGCCACCACTGATCCTTCCGAAG CAAGAGCTTTAAATTCAATCTTTAAGAAATGGGATATATTGGCAAACCCAACTCATTGGAATATTAGCGGTGAACTTTGTACTGGAAGAGCCATCGACACTTCCCTCATTGATGATACAACCTTCAACCCATTGATCAAATGTGATTGTTCCTATGACAATAGAACTACTTGTCGCATCACAGCATT AAAAGTTTATGCAATGAGCGTAGTTGGTACAATTCCAGAAGAGTTATGGACTTTGACTTACCTCACCAATTT AAATCTTGGCCAAAATTACTTGACAGGTTCTCTACCTCCAAGCATTGAAAATCTAACTCGTTTGCAATACTT GAGCCTTGGCATCAATAatatttctggagagcttccaaAGGAATTGGGAAATCTTACAgagttaaaattatt GGCTTTTGGATCAAACAAGTTTAGAGGATCTCTTCCATCTGAACTTGGAAAATTGACAAATTTAGAAGAAAT ATGGGCTTCAGACACGGAACTCACAGGAAAAATACCAGACTTCATAGGGAATTGGTCTAAGCTTCAATCCTT GAGATTTCAGGGCAATTCTTTTAATGGCTCAATACCATCATCATTTTCTAATTTGAGTTCTTTAACAGAATT GAGAATCACAGGTTTATCTAATGGGAGTTCCTCATTGGAATTTTTAAGGAATATGAAATCTTTGACTATCTT AGAACTAAAGAATAACAATATTTCTGGTTTGATTCCATCCACCATTGGAGAGTTACACAATTTGAATCAATT GGATTTAAGCTTCAATAACATCACAGGACAAAATTTGGgatcaattttcaatttgagCTCACTCTCTTTCTT gtttcttagaaataataaattcaacGGTACCCTTCCGATGCAGAAAAGTCCATCTCTTGTAAATAT AGACTTGTCATACAATGATCTATCGGGTAGCCTCCCCCCTTGGGTAAACGAACCAAATTTACAATT GAATTTAGTTGCCAACAACTTAGATGTCTCAAATGCCGG tGGCTTGCCTATTGGGCTCAATTGTCTCCAAAAAAAATTTCCTTGCAATCAAGGAGTTGGAAgat ACTCTGACTTTGCAATCAAGGGTGGTGGTAACCAAATTAGGTCGGCAGATGGAATAGTGTATGAAATGGACAATCAAACACTTGGTCCTGCTACATACTTTGTTACTGATGCAAACAGATGGGCTGTTAGTAATGTTGGATTATTTGCGGGGAGCAGTAATCCTGTATACAAAAGTTTTGTGCCTAATCAGTTCGCTGGCACTGTGAATCCGGAGCTCTTCCAAACAGCACGACTTTCTGCTTCGTCATTAAGATATTATGGCCTGGGGCTGGAAAATGGTTTTTACAACATAACCCTTCAATTTGCAGAAACAGCTATTCTAGATTCTAATAGAACCTGGGAAAGCCTTGGGAGGCGAGTCTTTGATATTTATATTCAG GGTACTCGTGTTTTGAAGGATTTTGATATACAGAAGGAAGCTGGGGGCATCTCATATAGAGCTATCCAAAGGCAATTTAGATTTGAAGTGACAGAAAACTATCTTGAGATTCATCTCTTTTGGGCTGGAAAAGGTACTTGTTGCATACCAACTCAAGGTACTTATGGGCCCTTAATTCAAGCAATCCATGCTATTCCAG ATTTCATACCTACTGTTAGTAACAAACCTCCAAGTAGTAGCAACAATAATATCGGTCTAATTCTTGGAATCGTATTTGGAGTTGGAGTTGTAAGCGTTTTAtcaatttttgcaattttctATATCATTCGGAGAAGAAGACGTCGTGATGATGAAAAAG AGCTTCTAGGAATTGATACTAAGCCCTACACTTTCAGCTATTCTGAGTTAAAGAATGCTACAAATGACTTTAATCATGAAAATAAGCTTGGAGAGGGAGGTTTTGGACCTGTTTATAAG gGGACACTTAACGATGGAAGGGCTATTGCTGTGAAACAACTATCTGTGGGATCCCATCAAGGAAAGAGCCAATTCATAACTGAGATTGCTACTATATCAGCTGTGCAACATCGTAATCTGGTCAAATTATATGGATGTTGCATTGAGGGGAGTAAAAGACTGCTTGTCTATGAGTATCTAGAAAATAAGAGTCTTGATCAAGCATTGTTTG GAAAATGTTTAACCCTCAATTGGTCCACACGCTATGATATATGCTTGGGTGTTGCTAGAGGTTTAACTTATTTACATGAAGAGTCACGTCTTCGCATTGTACACCGTGATGTGAAAGCTAGTAATATTTTGCTTGATTATGAGCTTATTCCAAAAATATCTGACTTTGGTTTGGCCAAATtatatgatgataaaaaaaccCATATAAGTACCGGTGTGGCGGGGACAAT TGGATATCTTGCACCGGAGTATGCCATGCGTGGCCTCCTTACAGAGAAAGCAGATGTATTTTCCTTTGGTGTTGTGGCTCTAGAGTTAGTTAGTGGGAGGCCAAATTCTGATTCAAGTTTGGAAGGAGAGAAGGTGTATCTTCTAGAATGG GCTTGGCAACTTCATgaaaaaaattgcataattgATCTGGTGGATGATAGACTTTCAGAATTCAACGAGGAAGAAGTAAAACGTATTGTAGGAATAGGACTTTTGTGCACTCAGACATCACCAACATTACGACCATCAATGTCACGTGTGGTGGCAATGCTTTCAGGAGATATTGAAGTAGGCACTGTACCTTCAAAGCCTGGATACCTATCTGACTGGAAATTTGAGGATGTGAGCAGCTTCATGACTGGCATTGAAATCAAAGGATCAGATACAAGTTACCAGAATTCATCAGGAAGTACAAGCATGATGGGTGGTGTAGACTATTATCCACCAAGAGATGTTTCTAAACCGATCCTTAAGGAGGCTCTTAGGGAGGGTAGATGA
- the LOC114422634 gene encoding probable LRR receptor-like serine/threonine-protein kinase At1g56130 isoform X1, with amino-acid sequence MARCILSHVLAFALVAALSLVNVAQSQSANATTDPSEARALNSIFKKWDILANPTHWNISGELCTGRAIDTSLIDDTTFNPLIKCDCSYDNRTTCRITALKVYAMSVVGTIPEELWTLTYLTNLNLGQNYLTGSLPPSIENLTRLQYLSLGINNISGELPKELGNLTELKLLAFGSNKFRGSLPSELGKLTNLEEIHFDSLGISGPIPSTFANLRNLKQVWASDTELTGKIPDFIGNWSKLQSLRFQGNSFNGSIPSSFSNLSSLTELRITGLSNGSSSLEFLRNMKSLTILELKNNNISGLIPSTIGELHNLNQLDLSFNNITGQNLGSIFNLSSLSFLFLRNNKFNGTLPMQKSPSLVNIDLSYNDLSGSLPPWVNEPNLQLNLVANNLDVSNAGGLPIGLNCLQKKFPCNQGVGRYSDFAIKGGGNQIRSADGIVYEMDNQTLGPATYFVTDANRWAVSNVGLFAGSSNPVYKSFVPNQFAGTVNPELFQTARLSASSLRYYGLGLENGFYNITLQFAETAILDSNRTWESLGRRVFDIYIQGTRVLKDFDIQKEAGGISYRAIQRQFRFEVTENYLEIHLFWAGKGTCCIPTQGTYGPLIQAIHAIPDFIPTVSNKPPSSSNNNIGLILGIVFGVGVVSVLSIFAIFYIIRRRRRRDDEKELLGIDTKPYTFSYSELKNATNDFNHENKLGEGGFGPVYKGTLNDGRAIAVKQLSVGSHQGKSQFITEIATISAVQHRNLVKLYGCCIEGSKRLLVYEYLENKSLDQALFGKCLTLNWSTRYDICLGVARGLTYLHEESRLRIVHRDVKASNILLDYELIPKISDFGLAKLYDDKKTHISTGVAGTIGYLAPEYAMRGLLTEKADVFSFGVVALELVSGRPNSDSSLEGEKVYLLEWAWQLHEKNCIIDLVDDRLSEFNEEEVKRIVGIGLLCTQTSPTLRPSMSRVVAMLSGDIEVGTVPSKPGYLSDWKFEDVSSFMTGIEIKGSDTSYQNSSGSTSMMGGVDYYPPRDVSKPILKEALREGR; translated from the exons ATGGCACGGTGCATATTGTCACATGTTTTGGCTTTTGCACTTGTTGCTGCGTTGAGCTTGGTTAACGTTGCACAATCTCAATCTGCAAACGCCACCACTGATCCTTCCGAAG CAAGAGCTTTAAATTCAATCTTTAAGAAATGGGATATATTGGCAAACCCAACTCATTGGAATATTAGCGGTGAACTTTGTACTGGAAGAGCCATCGACACTTCCCTCATTGATGATACAACCTTCAACCCATTGATCAAATGTGATTGTTCCTATGACAATAGAACTACTTGTCGCATCACAGCATT AAAAGTTTATGCAATGAGCGTAGTTGGTACAATTCCAGAAGAGTTATGGACTTTGACTTACCTCACCAATTT AAATCTTGGCCAAAATTACTTGACAGGTTCTCTACCTCCAAGCATTGAAAATCTAACTCGTTTGCAATACTT GAGCCTTGGCATCAATAatatttctggagagcttccaaAGGAATTGGGAAATCTTACAgagttaaaattatt GGCTTTTGGATCAAACAAGTTTAGAGGATCTCTTCCATCTGAACTTGGAAAATTGACAAATTTAGAAGAAAT TCACTTTGATAGTTTAGGAATTAGCGGTCCAATTCCTTCCACATTTGCAAACCTTAGGAATTTGAAACAAGT ATGGGCTTCAGACACGGAACTCACAGGAAAAATACCAGACTTCATAGGGAATTGGTCTAAGCTTCAATCCTT GAGATTTCAGGGCAATTCTTTTAATGGCTCAATACCATCATCATTTTCTAATTTGAGTTCTTTAACAGAATT GAGAATCACAGGTTTATCTAATGGGAGTTCCTCATTGGAATTTTTAAGGAATATGAAATCTTTGACTATCTT AGAACTAAAGAATAACAATATTTCTGGTTTGATTCCATCCACCATTGGAGAGTTACACAATTTGAATCAATT GGATTTAAGCTTCAATAACATCACAGGACAAAATTTGGgatcaattttcaatttgagCTCACTCTCTTTCTT gtttcttagaaataataaattcaacGGTACCCTTCCGATGCAGAAAAGTCCATCTCTTGTAAATAT AGACTTGTCATACAATGATCTATCGGGTAGCCTCCCCCCTTGGGTAAACGAACCAAATTTACAATT GAATTTAGTTGCCAACAACTTAGATGTCTCAAATGCCGG tGGCTTGCCTATTGGGCTCAATTGTCTCCAAAAAAAATTTCCTTGCAATCAAGGAGTTGGAAgat ACTCTGACTTTGCAATCAAGGGTGGTGGTAACCAAATTAGGTCGGCAGATGGAATAGTGTATGAAATGGACAATCAAACACTTGGTCCTGCTACATACTTTGTTACTGATGCAAACAGATGGGCTGTTAGTAATGTTGGATTATTTGCGGGGAGCAGTAATCCTGTATACAAAAGTTTTGTGCCTAATCAGTTCGCTGGCACTGTGAATCCGGAGCTCTTCCAAACAGCACGACTTTCTGCTTCGTCATTAAGATATTATGGCCTGGGGCTGGAAAATGGTTTTTACAACATAACCCTTCAATTTGCAGAAACAGCTATTCTAGATTCTAATAGAACCTGGGAAAGCCTTGGGAGGCGAGTCTTTGATATTTATATTCAG GGTACTCGTGTTTTGAAGGATTTTGATATACAGAAGGAAGCTGGGGGCATCTCATATAGAGCTATCCAAAGGCAATTTAGATTTGAAGTGACAGAAAACTATCTTGAGATTCATCTCTTTTGGGCTGGAAAAGGTACTTGTTGCATACCAACTCAAGGTACTTATGGGCCCTTAATTCAAGCAATCCATGCTATTCCAG ATTTCATACCTACTGTTAGTAACAAACCTCCAAGTAGTAGCAACAATAATATCGGTCTAATTCTTGGAATCGTATTTGGAGTTGGAGTTGTAAGCGTTTTAtcaatttttgcaattttctATATCATTCGGAGAAGAAGACGTCGTGATGATGAAAAAG AGCTTCTAGGAATTGATACTAAGCCCTACACTTTCAGCTATTCTGAGTTAAAGAATGCTACAAATGACTTTAATCATGAAAATAAGCTTGGAGAGGGAGGTTTTGGACCTGTTTATAAG gGGACACTTAACGATGGAAGGGCTATTGCTGTGAAACAACTATCTGTGGGATCCCATCAAGGAAAGAGCCAATTCATAACTGAGATTGCTACTATATCAGCTGTGCAACATCGTAATCTGGTCAAATTATATGGATGTTGCATTGAGGGGAGTAAAAGACTGCTTGTCTATGAGTATCTAGAAAATAAGAGTCTTGATCAAGCATTGTTTG GAAAATGTTTAACCCTCAATTGGTCCACACGCTATGATATATGCTTGGGTGTTGCTAGAGGTTTAACTTATTTACATGAAGAGTCACGTCTTCGCATTGTACACCGTGATGTGAAAGCTAGTAATATTTTGCTTGATTATGAGCTTATTCCAAAAATATCTGACTTTGGTTTGGCCAAATtatatgatgataaaaaaaccCATATAAGTACCGGTGTGGCGGGGACAAT TGGATATCTTGCACCGGAGTATGCCATGCGTGGCCTCCTTACAGAGAAAGCAGATGTATTTTCCTTTGGTGTTGTGGCTCTAGAGTTAGTTAGTGGGAGGCCAAATTCTGATTCAAGTTTGGAAGGAGAGAAGGTGTATCTTCTAGAATGG GCTTGGCAACTTCATgaaaaaaattgcataattgATCTGGTGGATGATAGACTTTCAGAATTCAACGAGGAAGAAGTAAAACGTATTGTAGGAATAGGACTTTTGTGCACTCAGACATCACCAACATTACGACCATCAATGTCACGTGTGGTGGCAATGCTTTCAGGAGATATTGAAGTAGGCACTGTACCTTCAAAGCCTGGATACCTATCTGACTGGAAATTTGAGGATGTGAGCAGCTTCATGACTGGCATTGAAATCAAAGGATCAGATACAAGTTACCAGAATTCATCAGGAAGTACAAGCATGATGGGTGGTGTAGACTATTATCCACCAAGAGATGTTTCTAAACCGATCCTTAAGGAGGCTCTTAGGGAGGGTAGATGA